A section of the Humulus lupulus chromosome 2, drHumLupu1.1, whole genome shotgun sequence genome encodes:
- the LOC133815747 gene encoding inorganic phosphate transporter 1-4-like produces MAGEQMGVLNALDVAKTQLYHFTAIVIAGMGFFTDAYDLFCISLVTKLLGRIYYTDLAKEKPGTLPPNVAAAVNGVAFVGTLTGQLFFGWLGDKMGRKRVYGLTLLVMVICSVASGLSFSKDAKAVMATLCFFRFWLGFGIGGDYPLSATIMSEYANKKTRGAFIAAVFAMQGFGILGGGIVALIVSGAFKAKYDVPSYIDDRAGSLVSQADYVWRIILMFGAVPAAVTYYWRMKMPETARYTALVAKNAQQAAADMSKVLQVELEADVEKVEKLSESKNSFGLFSKQFAKRHGLHLVGTTTTWFLLDIAFYSQNLFQKDIFSAIGWIPAANTMNAIEEVFRIARAQTLIALCSTVPGYWFTVFFIDIMGRFAIQLMGFFFMTVFMFALAIPYHHWTLKGNHIGFVIMYSLTFFFANFGPNATTFVVPAEIFPARLRSTCHGISAAAGKAGAIVGAFGFLYAAQDKDPSKTEAGYPPGIGIKNALIMLGVINFFGMAFTFLVPESKGKSLEELTGENEDGPNEPATATARTVPLYSI; encoded by the exons ATGGCGGGTGAACAAATGGGAGTGCTTAACGCACTCGATGTGGCCAAGACACAGCTCTATCATTTCACGGCCATCGTCATCGCCGGAATGGGTTTCTTCACCGACGCCTACGATCTCTTCTGCATCTCACTCGTCACAAAACTACTCGGCCGTATCTACTACACCGACCTCGCCAAAGAGAAGCCCGGAACTTTGCCTCCCAACGTGGCGGCAGCCGTAAACGGCGTCGCTTTCGTCGGAACCTTGACCGGTCAACTCTTCTTCGGGTGGCTCGGGGACAAGATGGGGCGGAAGAGAGTGTATGGTCTAACCCTACTTGTCATGGTTATCTGTTCCGTCGCCTCAGGGCTGTCCTTCAGCAAGGACGCTAAGGCCGTCATGGCCACGCTTTGCTTCTTCCGATTCTGGCTCGGCTTCGGCATCGGCGGCGACTACCCTCTCTCCGCCACCATCATGTCTGAGTACGCCAACAAGAAGACACGTGGCGCCTTCATCGCCGCCGTTTTCGCCATGCAAGGGTTTGGAATTCTTGGTGGTGGTATCGTTGCTTTGATTGTCTCTG GTGCTTTTAAAGCCAAATATGATGTTCCTTCGTACATCGACGACAGAGCAGGGTCTTTGGTCTCTCAAGCCGACTATGTTTGGCGTATCATTCTCATGTTTGGGGCTGTCCCGGCAGCCGTCACTTACTACTGGCGTATGAAAATGCCGGAAACCGCTCGATACACCGCGCTAGTTGCTAAAAACGCTCAGCAAGCTGCTGCAGACATGTCTAAGGTGCTACAAGTCGAGCTCGAAGCTGATGTGGAGAAGGTAGAGAAACTATCCGAAAGTAAAAACTCGTTCGGACTTTTCTCTAAGCAATTTGCCAAAAGGCATGGTCTCCACCTTGTTGGAACAACAACGACTTGGTTCTTATTAGACATCGCCTTCTACagccaaaacctcttccaaaAGGACATTTTCAGTGCCATTGGTTGGATCCCAGCGGCAAACACGATGAACGCCATTGAAGAAGTTTTTAGAATCGCCCGAGCACAAACCCTAATCGCATTGTGTAGCACTGTCCCCGGTTATTGGTTCACCGTCTTTTTCATCGACATCATGGGACGTTTCGCCATTCAGCTTATGGGTTTCTTTTTCATGACCGTGTTCATGTTTGCCCTAGCCATACCTTATCATCACTGGACTCTGAAAGGCAACCACATAGGGTTTGTGATTATGTACTCGTTGACTTTCTTCTTCGCCAACTTTGGACCCAATGCGACGACGTTTGTTGTCCCGGCTGAGATCTTCCCGGCACGACTGAGGTCCACGTGTCACGGAATATCGGCTGCGGCGGGGAAAGCCGGAGCAATAGTTGGGGCTTTCGGGTTCTTATATGCAGCTCAAGATAAGGATCCATCGAAGACCGAAGCTGGTTACCCACCTGGTATTGGAATAAAAAATGCTTTGATTATGCTTGGAGTTATCAACTTCTTTGGAATGGCGTTTACCTTTTTGGTGCCGGAGTCAAAGGGAAAATCGCTTGAGGAGTTGACCGGCGAGAACGAAGATGGGCCGAACGAGCCCGCTACTGCAACTGCTCGTACTGTTCCTCTTTATTCTATTTAG
- the LOC133816812 gene encoding inorganic phosphate transporter 1-4-like yields the protein MAGEQMGVLNALDVAKTQLYHFTAIVIAGMGFFTDAYDLFCISLVTKLLGRIYYTDLASDKPGTLPPNVAAAVNGVAFVGTLTGQLFFGWLGDKMGRKRVYGLTLLVMVICSVASGLSFSKDAKAVMATLCFFRFWLGFGIGGDYPLSATIMSEYANKKTRGAFIAAVFAMQGFGILGGGIVALIVSTAFNAKYNAPSYLVDRAGSLVHQADYVWRIILMFGAFPAAVTYYWRMKMPETARYTALVAKNAKQAAADMSKVLQVELEADVEKVEKLSESKNSFGLFSKQFAKRHGLHLLGTTTTWFLLDIAFYSQNLFQKDIFSAIGWIHKANTMNAIEEVYKIARAQTLIALCSTVPGYWFTVAFIDRMGRFAIQLMGFFFMTVFMFALAIPYNHWTQKNNHIGFVIMYSLTFFFANFGPNATTFVVPAEIFPARLRSTCHGISAAAGKAGAMVGAFGFLYSAQSKDPSKTDAGYPPGIGVKNSLIMLGVINFLGMALTFLVPESKGISLEELTGENEDAEDERPAPTSARTIPI from the exons ATGGCAGGGGAACAAATGGGAGTGCTTAACGCACTGGATGTGGCCAAGACACAACTCTATCATTTCACGGCAATCGTTATCGCCGGAATGGGTTTCTTCACCGACGCCTACGACCTCTTCTGCATCTCTCTGGTCACAAAACTACTCGGTCGTATCTATTACACAGACCTGGCCTCCGACAAGCCAGGAACCTTGCCTCCCAATGTGGCGGCAGCCGTAAACGGCGTCGCTTTCGTCGGAACCTTGACCGGTCAACTCTTCTTCGGGTGGCTTGGGGACAAGATGGGGCGGAAGAGAGTGTATGGTCTAACCCTACTTGTCATGGTTATCTGTTCCGTCGCCTCAGGGCTGTCCTTCAGCAAGGACGCTAAGGCCGTCATGGCCACGCTTTGCTTCTTCCGATTCTGGCTCGGCTTCGGCATCGGCGGCGACTACCCTCTCTCCGCCACCATCATGTCTGAGTACGCCAACAAGAAGACACGTGGCGCCTTCATCGCCGCCGTTTTCGCCATGCAAGGGTTTGGAATTCTAGGGGGTGGGATCGTTGCTTTGATTGTCTCAA CTGCTTTCAATGCAAAATATAATGCTCCATCGTACCTCGTCGACAGAGCAGGCTCGTTGGTTCATCAAGCCGATTATGTTTGGCGTATCATTCTCATGTTTGGAGCTTTTCCAGCAGCCGTCACTTACTACTGGCGTATGAAAATGCCAGAAACCGCTCGATACACCGCACTTGTTGCCAAAAACGCTAAACAAGCAGCTGCAGACATGTCCAAGGTGCTACAAGTCGAGCTCGAAGCTGATGTGGAGAAGGTAGAGAAACTATCTGAAAGTAAAAACTCATTCGGACTTTTCTCCAAGCAATTTGCCAAAAGGCATGGTCTCCACCTTCTTGGAACAACAACAACTTGGTTTTTATTAGACATAGCCTTTTACAGCCAAAACCTTTTCCAAAAGGATATTTTCAGCGCCATTGGTTGGATCCATAAAGCCAACACCATGAACGCCATTGAAGAAGTTTATAAAATCGCCAGAGCCCAAACCCTAATTGCCTTGTGTAGTACTGTCCCGGGTTATTGGTTTACGGTTGCGTTTATCGATCGTATGGGACGATTCGCCATTCAACTAATGGGTTTCTTCTTCATGACCGTGTTCATGTTTGCCCTAGCCATTCCTTACAACCACTGGACTCAGAAAAATAACCATATTGGGTTCGTGATTATGTACTCGTTGACTTTCTTCTTCGCCAACTTCGGACCAAATGCGACGACGTTTGTTGTCCCGGCTGAGATTTTCCCAGCACGGCTGAGGTCCACGTGTCATGGAATATCAGCTGCGGCCGGGAAAGCTGGAGCAATGGTGGGGGCTTTCGGGTTCTTGTACTCGGCCCAAAGTAAGGATCCATCGAAGACCGATGCTGGTTACCCACCTGGTATTGGAGTGAAAAACTCTCTGATTATGCTTGGAGTTATCAACTTTCTTGGAATGGCTTTGACATTTCTAGTGCCAGAGTCGAAAGGAATATCACTTGAGGAGTTGACTGGTGAGAATGAAGATGCAGAAGATGAACGTCCAGCTCCTACCAGTGCTCGAACTATTCCTATTTGA